The DNA sequence CAGCGGAACAGAGGTTGCTACGATTTTGGATGCATCTCCAGTTCGCAAAGAGGAGGATGcgggaaaagagaaaaagaggaagaatgagaagagaaggGAGAAGGGGTTTCTCGCCGGTGGTCGTTCGGCGCAGAGCGAAGAGCGCACCGCACCGTCGCCGTGGAGGAGAGCACCGCGCCGTCGCCGTGGAGGAGAGCACCGGGCCGTCGCCATGGAGGAGCTGCTGTCGCCGTTAGCGTCGTCGATTTTGGAGTTGACAGTGGAGAAAGGAGAGAAAGGGTTCGTGAGTGGGTGTTACTGGCTTGGTTAATGGCTATTTAGGGCTCAGGGTCTCTTGCTACTGAActcaaacaatttttttttaaagttatttgAGGGTAAAAATAATTGGTGGGAATATGATTAAAAGTTttcatctaaaatttttaattagaaataattttaggcaactttttataaatgttatttgttaaatttttttgacaactcttataaaatgttgtatttttatttaaaaatgttgtCTTAAAGATTTTATATTGCAACATTTTGTAAATGTTGTTTTAGATATCAAAGACAACTATTTTTAGGGGTGgcaaaaaattttgttatctttgcCTTACTCAAAAGCAACTCATCAAAAATGTTGTCTTTGCCTATCTAAGACAACTTTTATTAAATGTTGCTTCGAATAAGGGTTACCTCAGGCCAAAAATATTGTAGTGTTTTGAGTtatagaaaaaagaagaaagaattgtTGAGCCACTTGAGTCTGGTGTTCAGGAGAGAGAACGAGATTTAAAAGTGAAAGGAAGAGAGAGAACGTGAGTATGAAAAGGGACCAAGGGGGATTATGAGATTCACAAGTTGAGGGGGGTGATAGACACGTGTCATGCATGCAATCAATACAAGGGGGACGGATTGTGGGTGCATTACGAACGGGGCATATTGCAGATCCGTCAGGACGGCGCCCCCAGTCTCCTGTATAACTCCGTTTTCTTCCATTTTAATGCAAAACACCATCTCTTtcccaattaaaaaataaaaaatccaaataaTACACCTACAAATTAAAACACAAGATGTAtttatcaataacaaaaaaataggCCCTCCAACTGCATTTTgcatgagaatgaatgcatgtttAAAACATGTTCCTCATGCCTTGATCGTTTGATCAACTTTTTGTGGGACAAAACAAAACACAACCTGTGTTTTACAGGCGCGCAGATTGAGATGCAATATGCATTTTGCAGGTGCACCACATTGAACGTCTATACATTTTCAACACGTATATTTTCATTTGActgtttttctccttttttttcttttatatgctCGTTACTCCATTTGTGTTTTGTCTTGGCATTGTGTTAAGTTTCTTCATGTTGAGGGTGAAAAACTTGAgcttcttctcttcctcaataTTAGGacaagtcttttatttttattttttattttattttaaatttattaaaatagttcATGATTTTATATTAGTTGCGCAACATTTTATTGAACATCTGAATAATCTTCAatatgtaagtttttatttttttattagtatattatactattattgttactattattattattattattattattattattattattattattattattattattattattattattattatcagtgcaattagatattttttaaatattgtcttttctttggtttttaaaaaaaagaaaaataaaaaataaataacttctctaattttttaaacaaCCAGTACTATAAAAAtggatatttaaattaattaaataataataaatctttaaaaataagagatatattaattaaaaaattaaaataatatattattaaatttaaagatgAACCAAAAACTGAATTTTAAAGGACAACTAATATTTTTCTGTTATtattactgttattattattgttatgttattattattattgttgttgttgtatcactactactactactattattattgttgttgtattaatatattattaaattttgcagAATTTTGTTTTCTGCAGGCTATCAGGAATTTATTATCCAAAAAATTTGATCCGCCaaaaatctataatataataagatAACTGCATCTACCTTAGCCTCTATAGTCACCCCACTTAAAACCGTGACTATAACCCCTATGGTCACCCctctttaaaaccgtgaccatagtcttatttatggtcacgattttttgccgtaaccatagcctctatggtcaccccaccttaaaaCTATGACCATAACCTTATCTATTGTCATGGTTTTCACTATGGccatagcttatctatggtcacagtttttaccgtgaccatagtctGTTTTGTtttgagatttaatttttttgtaaagcataatcacatcccaaaatgatgataatcacaaaataaatctaagaaTGAGAAATTTaataaatctaaatcataaaagtttCATTAAAAACTAGATATCCATTACAACACTAATCAAAATAAGGTGTAATTTATCCATTACATGTAATATCGGATAAAGTCTCTTATCAAAAAGTAAAGAATACATCAAAATAATACATTTAGATAACCAAAATCATTATAAGACCCATCCCATCTTATATTTGTATAGAACATATT is a window from the Arachis hypogaea cultivar Tifrunner chromosome 17, arahy.Tifrunner.gnm2.J5K5, whole genome shotgun sequence genome containing:
- the LOC112765111 gene encoding uncharacterized protein isoform X2; the encoded protein is MATARCSPPRRRRGALLHGDGAVRSSLCAERPPARNPFSLLFSFFLFFSFPASSSLRTGDASKIVATSVPLASFDATRQPPLNSWKFWSLEHMACLNFDYECFYGVLKLLRYSNIFEIKIASEEFEEHWWTF